In Haliotis asinina isolate JCU_RB_2024 unplaced genomic scaffold, JCU_Hal_asi_v2 scaffold_17, whole genome shotgun sequence, a single genomic region encodes these proteins:
- the LOC137269807 gene encoding protein PML-like, whose protein sequence is MDAFSKCSVCLQKFTLKGPAPYLLPCLHAVCEACVTSVAGCVISCSTCQSEVKLTDTTLQKDAVRQKEIFHLTVKHRRTDLLCTNDDGNQAVCWCQECEEFLCEYCQNLHNRFNATRRHVVETFTDTTLGSMYVESVCKLHNRYPLEYFDKSCNSLICAKCRLGGHADHDVGDLNEAADAAKGRIVEHGKNVSAYRISHQTYLKSISKAINDTKKTSSALKEAIHHTFHSLRTKLDQREKELIIELENQTKQELLSLHTKQVTSEGESERCKWTSDYIKTVLRYASNSDYLTLESSIQDTTKTHLASLPPHRLRTHVATFNTRGLDKLKSEISEFGSISAYGSDQTDNGTQTDGSHLTDADSKHEHLEFLEVPNDPTAMPRFDAGCESCRRKTGTMTPVTLRCPQIQLDAARANTDWCHVTTDGELVNSPPTTQHRHSGRLRKYRGTCASTSIPLPPPSSPGPHTPQYWETHSRVGVVGGGLGWLVLEVGVVEESQLDSERYVCLQPRSWCVSVWSCDTHRGSLCTIVCQQGEKGMCYNNTMSNTPGTQATLHYGVVLDVGRGRLAFIDLDREVVLAKVDVEWRESLLPVFGAGRRDLYTVNMKVISGVDIPMTDTKKSLISDALN, encoded by the exons atggaCGCCTTCTCCAAATGTTCTGTCTGTCTGCAGAAGTTTACCCTGAAAGGACCCGCCCCATACCTACTGCCCTGTCTTCACGCCGTGTGTGAGGCATGTGTGACATCTGTAGCTGGTTGTGTGATATCATGCTCTACATGTCAGAGCGAGGTCAAACTCACAGACACAACACTCCAGAAGGATGCAGTGAGACAGAAGGAAATATTCCATCTGACAGTTAAACATCGTCGCACCGACCTCCTCTGTACAAACGATGACGGCAACCAGGCTGTGTGCTGGTGTCAGGAGTGTGAAGAGTTCCTCTGTGAATACTGTCAGAACTTGCACAATCGTTTTAATGCTACCAGACGACATGTTGTGGAAACATTTACGGATACAACACTGGGAAGTATGTATGTTGAGTCAGTTTGTAAACTACACAATCGTTATCCTctggaatattttgataaaagcTGCAACAGTTTAATCTGTGCCAAATGCAGACTTGGCGGGCATGCCGACCATGATGTTGGGGATTTAAATGAGGCTGCTGATGCTGCTAAAGGACGGATAGTAGAACATGGGAAGAACGTGTCTGCATATCGTATTTCCCACCAAACATATCTGAAGAGCATCAGTAAAGCcataaatgacacaaagaagACAAGCAGTGCTCTGAAGGAGGCCATCCACCACACTTTCCATTCCTTACGGACAAAACTCGACCAAagagagaaggagctgatcaTCGAGCTTGAGAACCAGACGAAGCAGGAACTGTTAAGTCTGCACACCAAGCAAGTTACCTCTGAAGGTGAAAGTGAACGATGCAAGTGGACCTCAGACTACATCAAGACAGTACTCAGATATGCTTCAAACTCAGACTATCTAACACTGGAGAGTTCAATACAAGACACAACGAAGACGCACCTTGCATCACTACCTCCACACAGGCTCAGGACACATGTAGCCACTTTCAACACGAGAGGGCTGGATAAACTGAAATCCGAAATTTCGGAATTCGGGTCTATCAGTGCATATGGCTCAGATCAAACAG ACAATGGAACACAGACAGACGGCAGTCATCTAACAGATGCTGACAGCAAACACGAGCAT CTGGAGTTCTTGGAGGTTCCTAACGATCCAACAGCAATGCCACGTTTTG ATGCTGGGTGTGAAAGCTGTAGACGTAAAACAGGGACGATGACGCCGGTGACTCTGCGGT gtcCTCAAATACAACTGGACGCTGCTCGAGCCAACACAGACTGGTGCCACGTAACTACAGACGGTGAGCTGGTCAACTCGCCGCCcaccacacaacacagacacagcggCAGGTTACGGAAATATCGGGGTACATGTGCCTCCACCTCCATCCCCCTTCCTCCACCATCCTCCCCTGGCCCACACACCCCACAATACTGGGAGACACACTCTAGGGTGGGTGTGGTGGGTGGAGGGTTGGGGTGGCTTGTCCtggaggtgggtgtggtggaggaGAGTCAGCTGGACAGTGAGAGGTATGTTTGTCTACAGCCCCGCTCctggtgtgtcagtgtatgGAGCTGTGACACACACCGGGGGAGTCTCTGTACCATCGTGTGTCAGCAGGGGGAGAAGGGGATGTGTTACAATAACACAATGTCTAACACACCCGGCACACAGGCCACCCTCCACTATGGCGTTGTGTTGGATGTGGGGAGGGGACGACTCGCCTTCATCGACCTGGACAGAGAGGTTGTTTTAGCCAAGGTGGATGTTGAGTGGAGGGAGTCTCTTCTTCCCGTGTTTGGTGCTGGTCGGCGAGATctctacacagtcaacatgaaggtgataaGTGGGGTAGACATCCccatgactgacaccaagaaGTCACTTATCTCTGACGCCTTGAATTAG